The following proteins are encoded in a genomic region of Lutra lutra chromosome 16, mLutLut1.2, whole genome shotgun sequence:
- the GSDMB gene encoding LOW QUALITY PROTEIN: gasdermin-B (The sequence of the model RefSeq protein was modified relative to this genomic sequence to represent the inferred CDS: inserted 2 bases in 1 codon; substituted 3 bases at 3 genomic stop codons) yields the protein MSSGFEEVTRVVVQEVDPGGNVIAVGSILDADRFHCYSLVRGRRNFXGCQYHRIDLTQEDILERGEGEGLFDKLGSGPQAFSFQRTPKAEFQVLDMVDSKGMLRVKLPKEITIVGAFLXVKILETRIPQQYLDSLEHREAGVGQHVEGEGEYPFWGTKGVWKSLSLEDFRNVKEEDMALEVLISGDLQMEGLAGLLMSTFFNAAGFLVKAPLGSILDILDALIKLSEEQHRVSEALERGTLPLLTLPLLKHQVESVLEQNXNEQPRDVGXDRDTRLLCALCVALSLLLQLGEKLTSVPS from the exons ATGTCCAGCGGATTTGAGGAAGTCACAAGAGTTGTGGTCCAAGAGGTAGATCCTGGAGGGAATGTGATTGCTGTCGGAAGCATCCTTGACGCTGACAGGTTTCACTGCTATTCTCtggtgagggggaggagaaattTCTAGGGATGCCAGTACCACAGGATAGACCTCACCCAAGAGGACATactggagagaggggagggtgaAGGGCTGTTTGATAAACTGGGTTCTGGGCCCCAAG CCTTCTCTTTCCAGAGAACTCCAAAGGCTGAGTTCCAAGTTCTGGACATGGTAGACTCAAAGGGAATGTTGAGAGTGAAATTAcccaaagaaataacaattgtaGGGGCCTTCCT AGTCAAGATACTGGAGACCCGGATACCCCAACAATATCTGGATTCCCTTGAGCATAGGGAGGCTGGAGTTGGGCAGcatgtggagggagagggggaatacCCGTTTTGGGGCACCAAGGGCGTTT GGAAGTCCTTGAGTTTAGAAGATTTCAGAAACGTGAAGGAGGAGGACATG GCGTTGGAGGTCCTGATCTCTGGTGACCTACAGATGGAGGGTCTAGCAGGTCTTCTCATGAGTACCTTTTTTAATGCTGCTGGGTTCTTGGTAAAGGCACCATTGGGATCCATTCTGGATATCTTGGATGCTTTGATTA AGCTGTCTGAGGAGCAGCATCGTGTGTCTGAGGCCCTAGAGAGGGGGACTCTGCCCCTGCTGACCCTGCCCCTGCTGAAGCACCAG GTAGAATCTGTCCTGGAGCAGAACTAAAATGAACAGCCCCGTGATGTGGGCTGAGACCGTGACACACGACTTCTCTGTGCCCTCTGtgttgctctctccctcctgctgcagCTGGGTGAGAAGCTGACCTCCGTGCCTTCCTAA
- the ORMDL3 gene encoding ORM1-like protein 3, translated as MNVGTAHSEVNPNTRVMNSRGIWLSYVLAIGLLHVVLLSIPFVSVPVVWTLTNLIHNMGMYIFLHTVKGTPFETPDQGKARLLTHWEQMDYGVQFTASRKFLTITPIVLYFLTSFYTKYDQIHFILNTVSLMSVLIPKLPQLHGVRIFGINKY; from the exons ATGAACGTGGGCACAGCGCACAGTGAGGTGAACCCCAACACGCGGGTGATGAACAGCCGCGGCATCTGGCTGTCCTACGTGCTGGCCATCGGGCTTCTGCATGTCGTGCTGCTCAGCATCCCCTTCGTCAGCGTCCCTGTGGTCTGGACCCTCACCAACCTCATCCACAACATG GGCATGTACATCTTCTTGCACACGGTGAAGGGGACACCCTTCGAGACTCCGGACCAGGGCAAGGCGAGGTTGCTAACCCACTGGGAGCAGATGGACTATGGGGTCCAGTTCACAGCGTCTCGGAAGTTCTTAACCATCACCCCCATCGTGCT GTACTTCCTCACCAGCTTCTATACCAAGTATGACCAGATCCATTTCATCCTCAACACCGTGTCCCTGATGAGTGTGCTCATCCCCAAGCTGCCCCAGCTCCATGGCGTCCGGATTTTTGGAATCAATAAGTACTGA